The Methanosarcina acetivorans C2A genome includes the window GAAATTCATGACCTGGAAATACGGGTTTCCTATAAAAATTGAGTTTTCAACGCCAATCCGAATTTTCAATGAGGTCTGAATTTTTTTTCAGTGAAGAACCGTATTTTTCATGAGAATCCTAATTTTTCATGAGAATCCTAATTTTTCGTGAGAATCCTAATTTTTCGTGAGAATCCTAATTTTTCATGAGAATCCTGATTGTTCATGAGGATCCTAATTTATCATGAGGATCCTAATTTATCATGAGGATCCTAATTTTTGCTTTAGTGATTCTTTTCGGGTTCTCTGACTTAATGAATTCTAAGCCTTCACGGCTCTCAGCAGGGTTTTTTCCGGGTATTATCCCAAAGCCGTTTAATAGGCGCACATATCTGTTAAGAATAAGTGAAGATCTTATAAGGACCGGGAAACTCTTTAAAACGATTGATTTTGTATGCAAAAACAGTTTAATCCGACCTATCAAACTTTTCTTGTGCCGTTCATTATATATTGGATAAAGGGGTTTCCTTAAATAGAACAAACGCACCCAATAAATAAAAAAATTCAGAGATTTAAATGACCAGGTATAAAAAATGGCTCTTCGGGTCGCTGGTAATTAGCGCAGTATCAATTGCTCTGGTTACATATCTGACTTTTGACTCGGAGACCGTTGAAGCCCTGAAAAGGATCAGGCTGGAGTACATTCTGGTAGCTGCCCTCCTTCACATCTTTTCATACGTAATCTGGGGACTGCGGACCCGGGTTCTCTGCAAAGCCCTGGGGCACAGGATAGGTATCCTGAAGGTGACAGAGATAGTCATCTCAAGCAGTTTTGTGGCAGGAATTACGCCTTCTTCCGCAGGAGGGGAGTTTTTGAGAGTACACAGCCTGAACAGGAACAAAATTCCTCTGGGCAGAGCTACAGCAATCGTTGTAGGAGAACGCCTGCTTGATGCCATATTTATCTTTTCCTGCCTTCCTTTTGCCCTTTATGTCCTTGGGGATATTGTTTCGAATTATGAATTTGACGCAGCTTTTTTAGTAGCAAATTCCCTGGTCTTTGTACTCCTCTTCTGCTTTGTTTATGGGGTCTGGAGACCCGAAAAAGTAAAATACTTAATGCGTAAGCTGACAGACCGGCTTGCCCCTTACATAGGTAAAAAGACCGATGCTGCAGTTTTACACCTCATGGAACAGATCGACGGGGAAATAGACCATTTTCACGACAGTGTCCGGGTCTTCTTTTCGGAAGGAAGAAAAGGGCTCCTCTGGGGAATCGTCTATACTTTTATTTTCTGGATCGTAGACTTTTCACTGCTCATTCTGATCCTGATGGGCCTTTCGAGGACACCGTCAATCATCACCGCCTTTGCAGCCCAGGTACTCCTGGCTGTTATAATGATAATACCCGCAACTCCCGGTGCAAGCGGAGTTGCCGAACTGGGAGCAGCATCCATCTTCTCTATTTTTGTAGATTCGTCCATTCTGGGAATTACCGTGCTTGCCTGGAGAGCCCTGACCTACCACCTGAACCTTTTAGTAGGTGGGCTCATGAGCCTGAAAGTGATCAAGGATACCGAAATAGTACAAAAATGGATAGGAGACACTGCCGAGCCCCGACGCAGCGCCTGAAAAGCTCCTGAACGGGGCAAAACATATCTACAGCAGAGGAAATCCAGAAAGAAAACCTGCAGACCAGTATAAATTTATATTCAATTCTCACAAAACTTATGCTATGCCTTCCAGAGACGTCATCTTTGAAGTCCTCAGAAAAAGTGTACATCTGGTCTCAGTCCTGATAGTACTTATCTACGAATTTTACGGAAAAGAGGCGATCCTCTGGGTGCTCATGCTTTTCCTTGTAACCGTCCTTATCCTTGAATACTTCCGGCTCGAGCAGGGCATGAAAATTCCCTTTTTCTATATGATGTACAGGGAACACGAAGCCGATAGCTGCGGAGGGCACATCTACTTTGCCCTGGGCGCAATTGCAGCAATTTCCCTCTTCAACAAGGAAATCGCCTACGCTGCAATTCTTATGACCACCTTCGGAGATCTGGCTGCAGCCCTCATAGGTAAATTCTACGGAAAAAAAAGAATTTTCAAACAAATCTTCAAAAATGATAAATCCCTCGAAGGCTCAGCTTCCGAATTCATTATTGACCTGCTGATCGGACTCGTAATAGTCGGAGATCCTTTTGTAGCTCTCGTCATGGCCTTTTTTGCAACTCTTACGGAAACCGCAGTAAACCAGATAGACGATAACCTCGTAATCCCGATTTTTTCCGGCTTTTTCGGGCAGATAACCCTCTTTCTATTGGTTTATTTATAATGCAAATCGAAAAAAGATGCCCTTTCAATCGGTTGATCCGTCCCGGGACACAAAAAAGTATTTTTCAATATTCACTGCGCCACAAAATATTGTAGCCAGTTGCCGGTTGGAGAAATGTTTTTATTGACCCCGGAAACCGTATTTGAATTCCGGGGAAATATCAGACATCCCCGCCAGCTTTTCTGGCGGCCGTTTCCAAAACGAAGACGAAGAGGAAGGCAGAAAAAGACAGAAGAAACTTGTGAAAGAGGAGATTTTGAAAGGTTATTTTTCAGGTAAAGCAATTCCATTTTGTTTGTTATTACGGCAGTTCTAGCTAATTTCCCTACTTTATTCTGCGTTTTTATTCGATATTTTTCTTCATTTTCACAGGAAAGACCGCTCTCCTGCGTCGAGCGGGACAGGAACGACTCGGTATAGTGAATATGATTGTGCAGGTTAGAAACCAAACTTAGAGCCAGAAAACAACATTTGAACTAAAAAAATCAAAAACCTATAGGTAGGCGGTCAGAAAAGAGAAAATGAAGTTGAAAAAATAGCCAGCGAAAAAAATAGAAGGATAACAAAAACGCAGTAAAAGAAGCAAGTGAAATTCCTAAAGAGAAAAAGGAGGCAGACAATTAGGCTGCCTCTTCTGCTCCGGTTTCACCCTGGGCCTGCTTAAGCCTTCTCATCTCCCTTATACGCCTGACCAGGACTTCTCCGAGGTAAAGGACAAGGGCTGCAAGAAGCACATAAACTTTCAGGCTCACTGGCTCGGTTGCTTCCCTTTCGGAATTCTGCCTTGCGTCCTTCAGGAGAAAGGCTCTTGCTTCCTTTTCAGTATAAATTTCCCCTCCGGTTGCAAGAATAAGGGGGTTGATATCATTATTAAGCCCGACGTCACGGTACTCAAGCGGGTAGTTTACAGCTAGCGGGTAACCGGAAATATTGTGAATTCCTATTTCATCCGGATTTACACTTGCTTCATAAGTGTTCCTGCCCGTAAGAGCAAGGTCAATCTGGGTTCCGTCCAGTTTGAGCTGCGGGATTCCTTCATCGTACATTATCAGGGTGAGGTCGGAAGGGGTACCAAGCCATGTATCCAGAGCTTCAACTACAGCTCCTTCTTCGGCCTGGGGATTTGCAATTGCCCAGTTAGCCATGCCTGAAATAAGTCTGCTGTTTGACCCGTTGTAAACAGCCGAAGCCCAGCGAGTAGCTCCGTCTCCGTTATCCGTGGAAAAGGCTGCAACGCGCCCGAGCCCGAAGCGCCAGGTGGTGAGCACAGGCTGCCCTGTAACCGTAATGACCAGACGTTCAGCTCCGGCTTTTGGAGTAACCTGGTTATATCCTGTGATACTGGTGGAGGTAAGGTTCACACTCTTCGTGATGAAGTGGTCCGGGGAGTACTCAAGAAGCAGGTAGGTACCGAGATCCTCCGGTTCATCTTCTTCATCCTCAGGAGTCACAACCGTATCTTCAAACTCGATGTTTGCCCGCTCTCCCATATCGATATGTTTATAGTTGTTTTGAAGTCCCAGTTCCTGCATCAGCTTCTCGGCATAAAGGGTTCTGGTCTGATCGGCCTGGGAAGGAGCTGAAGATCGGATATGGACAAAATACAGGTTTACACCCATATCCTGCAGTTCTTTTGCGGCCTCCAGGCTTGCGTCATACGAGTCCTCAATCCCTCCGTCGGAGATAATAATAGCATCAAGCTCACCGTCTTCGCCTTCCAGCATCTCCTTTGTGACAGCAAGCCCCTGGTCCAGAGAGGTTTCGGACTCTTCGCTGGGGGTCAGCTGCGAGATTTTATCTTCCAGAAGGGCAAGGTTCTGCGGGAGCCCCATGTACAAAAACCCGCCCGAAACATCATATCCAACACTTCCGAATGCGATTACTCCAACGTTTGCATCTTTCAGGTTATCATTCCTGAGGATAGAGATGGCATTTGACAGGATATCTCCCAGAGTACCGTGAGCAGCCGTGCTTGGAGAGATATCAAGGACCAGGACCAGATTTCTCCCCCCTTGAAACTCGGAAGGTTTTGAAATTACAGGCAAGACATCTTCCAGGGAGGAATTAAGGTATTTTCCATAGTTATAGGCCTTATCTCCTCCGACGACAATAAGCCCCCCCCCGTTGCTGACATAATTTTTGATTTCCTTCATCTCAGCCTCGGAAAAATTGCCTATGATCTGGTTGTCAAGCACAAGAGCCTTACTCTCCGTAATATTCCCTGCTCCGGAATAGTCATTTACAACCGAAACCTCATAGAGGTTTCTCAGAATACTGGCGAGAGGAGAACTGGAGTCAGCGGTAACAAGTGTGATTTTTGGCTTGGGGATTACGTAAAGAGACTTGTAAAACTCGTTATTTGATTTATTGAAGTCCTCGTCGGACGGAGTAATCTTTACACTCAGATTGTGGGCGCCGAGCGTGGTAAAAGCCTGATTAATCGAAATGGTATTATTCCGGGTATCCTGAGAGAACTGCCTGCTCTGAGAAATTTCCCCGTCCACATAAACTTCAAGGAAATAACTGACACTCTGTTCCGAAGCCTGGCGGACGACGATATCAAACTCGTTCTGGTTGTCCACGACCACTGTCTTGTCCCCGAGCATCTCGACGCTGAGGTCGTTTGTCTCAAGCTCGGGCTGGACAAGATAGACAGGAGTGTTTGCGTCCTTTGCAAACCTCAGAGCTTCCGTAAGATCCTTTCCTGCATTATTGTTTCCATCGGTAACAAGCACGATCTGATTGCCAAGCCCGGAATACTGGACCACGGCATCCCCGAGCGAGGTCTTCTCCCCGGTCAGCTGCACGAGAGTGGTAGGAGTATCAGCAGTAAGGGCTTCATACAGGCCTGTCCCTGTGTCTTCGGGGAAAAGGCCCATACTTGTGGTCATGTCCTGGACAAGCACAAGTGAAGGATCTTCTTCATTGATGGTCTGGGTAACCGTTGTATAGGGGGCAGCCAGGGCAAGGACAAGGAGGAAAGCAACAAGCATTCTCCATTCCACAAGTTTTGTTTTTGTCTTCCGCAGGAGATAAAAACCCGCAATAATTACGGGAATAATGAGAAGGAGCATCTCAGGGCTCTCAAGGGCTATGTTCACAGTTCACCCCTCCCGCGGACGATCAGAATCTCGAGCAGCATAAGCAGGAACATGACTCCTATAAGGTAGTTGGTAATATCGTTTTTTGCGATATAGGTGTCAGACCGGACAAGCCTTGAGCCGTCTTTTTCGACTGCCCGGCTGATAAGTTCCGAGGCGTCTATTGTAGTATTCGATTCCCGGTCATCATAGAGGTTAACTGCAATCTCCTTGTCCGAAACCCTGTATATCCCCACCTCGTCAAAGAGCAAACGGCTTGTTGTCAGGGTTTTTGACGGCGTCTGGACTTCTTCGGTCTTTGCCAGGGAAGTCAGGGTTCCGGTTTCAAGGTTATATTCCGAAATGTCCCCTATGCCTCCGAGCCATTCAACGAGTTTTATCCAGAACACCGGGTACTCAGGCAGGTTGTGGAAATTGTTCCAGGCTCCTTCCCCGAGCTCGTCGTTAAGACCCATATAGAAGATAGTGCCTTTCCCTACCTGCCAGTAGCTGAGCATAGGAATCCCGTCTTCCGTGGCTACGAGGGTTGTGGAACCCGTCCTTTCAGTTGCGTTCAGGTATTTGCGGACAGAGATCTCGTCGGTCTTCACGTCTTCCGTGATGCTGCTCTGAAGGACTTCTTCAACCTCGAGCCCGTCTTCTGCTACCTCAACTCCGAGAGGTTTTACAGGCAGGAGCTTAACAAGGTCGACCTCGGTTTTATTGGGTTCAAGGGCTTCGCTTGCAATGAAAACCGCATTTCCTCCGTTTCGCACGTAATTTTCAATATTATCCACCGAACCGTTGGCAATCGGAGTTTCTTTCTGGGCAAGCACGACAAGCGTATAGTTGTCAAGAGAAGCTGGCAAGGAATCCCGGATTTTCAGGTCACTGTTGGGGAGCAGGGAAAGCGCTGTTTTAGAAGGCAGCTTTCCGTTATCCGTGACATAGAGGATCTGCTGCCCGGAGGTATCCGGAATTGAGATGTAAGCCTTATTGTCAACGGACAGGTCGTCTTTAACATTGAGACTGATCGTGGTAATTCCGGGGTTCAGGTTTTCCAGTGTGAACTGGTTCGTACCGCCTGCAGGAACAGAGAGAGTGAAAGACTTTGAAGTGTTTCCCGAAATTCCTCTCCCGGTCCCAATCTCAATATTTGCACTTTCACTTTCGTAGTTCTTGACCACGCCTGTGTAGCTGTATTCCCCGTCCGTGGCTTCAATCCAGCCGTTAATAATTCCTATATTATCCGCCGGTTTTCCGACCTTTACGAAATTGACCTCAAGCCCGTAGGACTCCGCCAGGTTCTTGGAAGCTACGGGGTCGTCTCCGTTCCAGTTTGTAAAATCCGATATAACAATGATCCTGCCCCCTTCATCAGCGAGGAGGCGCATACCTGTGGAAATGGCCGCAGAGAGGTCGGCAGTGCTGGCTCCCGGTTTAACTTTTCCGAGGATTTCTCCGGCAGCTGACGCGCTTTCACCCTCAAGGGTAAGCAGGGGAGTGCTGGAAGCAAGGATTATGCTGTTCTTCTTACTCACATAGCCTTCAGCAATTTCGACCGCATCCTCAAAACGGGACTCAACCTGCATGCTTGCCGAAGTATCAAGGATGAGCACCGTATGCTCTCCACTGAGAGGCTCGTTTGAGGTGTAATAATAGCCTGCAGCCCCGATGGAGAGCAGGATCAGCATAAGGAGCTGGATCAGGAAAAGGGGATCTCGCACAATTTTCGTAAGCGAAGCATAAACCCTTTTTCGTTCCCTTTCAAGTTTGAGGACAAACATCAGGGAGGGAATCGAAAGCACCGCTGGTTTCGGGCGGAGCATGTAAATGATTATAAGCGGAATGATACTCAGGAGGGCGGCAAGAGCAAGGGGGTTTTCAAAAGGCATTTTTCAGCGTCTCCTTCTCCTGATCGTATGGTAAAAAGCATTAAAGATAGGGGTGTCGGTTGTGAAGGTGTAAAACTCGGCTCCGACCTTCATGCAGGTTTTTTTAATACTTGCAGTGTGGTCGTCCAGCTTCTGAGTATAGCGTTCCTTGAACTTTTCACTGATATATGTCCTTATATCTTCCCCTGTTTCAAGGTCTATAAGCTTGCTATTTCCCTGGAGGGGGAGTACTTTTTCCGTGGGGTCAAGCACCTGTATAACGATAAGGTCATGGTCGGAGAGCCTGTACAGAGCTGTTTCTATTGCCTTCGGGTCCTGCATGAAGTCGGAAATAAGGATTACAAGAGACCTTGACTTGATCACCTGGCTGTACTTCATAACGGCTTCACTTATGGAAGTGCCCCCTGAGAGTTCAAGTGCGCTGAGCCTGTCGATTGTCCGCATAAGGTTCTTCCTGCCTCTGCGGGGTCTATTGATATCAATTTCTTCCGTAAAAGTGGATATGGCAAACCTGTCGTTATATTTTGTTACCATGTAAGCAAAACCTGCAGCAAGCATGGCAGAATACTCAAACTTCGAGGTCCCCTTTTCGGGGTAGTCCATGCTTTTGCTGGCGTCCAGAAGGATGTGGGTTGTAAGTGTCTTTTCTTCCTCAAACTGCCTCACATAGAGCTTTTCAGTCCTCGCATAAGCCTTCCAATCTACATCTTTCAAAGCGTCGCTTGAGTCATACTCCCTGAACCCGATAGTATCGATACCGTGTCCGCTTCGGGTTGATGGACGGTTCCCGGCATAGACCGTCGATACCCTTTTCCGGACCGAAAAGGTAAAGCGGTCAAGCTGCCTGAAAAAATCCGTTTCGATTTTTTGATTTGTGCGAGTCATTCCTGATCTTCAACTGAAAAGCCCGGTTCTGCCGAACCTGAAAAGCCTGGTAAGGTTTTAACCTCAGGGGGATTTTAACCTCATATTACATTTCACACAACTCAGTCCTCAGGACCTGCCCGGTTACAGGCCTTTCGGATTTCATTTATCGAATCTACTTGTCGAATCGCTACTCTTTTCATTTGACCTTTTTTAGAATTTCCTCAACGGCTTCATCCGGGGTCATTCCGCTTCTTTCGGCTTCGAAAGTCAGGATCAGTCTGTGGCGGAGAACCGGGTAAGCCATGTAATCGATGTCCTCCTTACTCACGAAGTTCCTGCCCTGGATCAGGGCTCTTGCCTTTGCTGCAAGGATAAGGCCGATGGATGCACGGGGAGATGCCCCGTATTCGATGTGTTCCTTATCTTTGCGGGTCATTGACACAATAGAAAGGACGCGCTGCTGGAGTTCTTCAGAGATCGGAACCTGCCGGGTAAGCTTCTGTAAATCAAGAAGTGTAGACTTTTCCAGGCCCCTTGTGATCTGTGGGGTTTCGGACTTTGTATAACGGTTGATGATCTCCATTTCCTCTTCAAAGGAGGGATAGTCTACAAGGATCTTTAAGAGGAAACGGTCCAGCTGGGCTTCGGGAAGAGGGTATGTACCTTCCATTTCAATTGGGTTCTGGGTAGCAAGGATAAAGAAGGGGCGGTCAAGCAGAAAAGTATCGTTTCCGACCGTTACCTGTTTTTCCTGCATGGCTTCGAGCAGGGCGGACTGGGTTTTGGGGGATGCACGGTTGATCTCATCTGCAAGCACGATGTTTGCAAAAACAGGCCCGGGTTCAAACCTGAATTCTTTTTTGTCGCCCTTCTCTTCAATCACGTTGGTTCCTGTGATGTCAGAGGGCATCAGGTCAGGGGTACACTGAATTCTGCTGAACTTCAGGTTCATCGCCTTTGCAATCGTGGAGATCATAAGGGTCTTTCCAAGCCCGGGGTTGCTTTCCACGAGGGCATGCCCTTCACAGAGAATTGAAATTATAATCTGTTCTACTACCCTGTTCTGGCCCACTATGACATTCCCTATTTCTTCAAAGAAACTTTTAAAAATCCTGCCCGCGTTCTGGTAGGTCGTGCCGGCCTGCCCTGAATCGATATTGTCCTCAGTCATATTTGATACACCCTTTGAATCGCTGTTTTTCACGGGTTCCGATGCCCTTTCCTGCTAACATTATCCGTTTCTGCAACAGAATGTCATTCAAAACAGCCTGTTGTTCCAAATATAGTCTGTAAGTCTAATACAGCCTGTAATTAAATCCTGTAATTTCCAAAACTGTGCTCAATAACCTTCGATTAAACCGAATATGGCTAAGTCCAACTTAATATGAATATTTTACAATCTTGATATCAATTTTGATATAAATGTTTCATGATCGTAGTGTAAATTTTTCATATTATTCTTCTGCAAGTTGTTCAAAGTAAGTCTGGATGACACTCCTGTACCCTTCGGGCAGGTTCTCATAATAAGACTGAGAAGCAATGGCTTCCGGGTTGTAGATATCCGACTGAATGAATGATTCGTTGCTCCTCTCTTCCCCTTCTTCCTGGCTCGTAAAACCCTCCCCTGCACCAGGAGGGATCTGCAAGTCCACTTCCGTGCCTTCAATTATGATAACGGCCGGCTCTCCAAGAAGATCTTCATTGCTCTGCTGTTCTCCCGACGTCCCGCCGTTTTCCTCCAGGGAAACAAGGTCCGAACCACCCGGAAAGGGAATGTTATCGATTACTTCATCCAGGTCGGTAGGACTGATAGTTGACTGATACCCGGTATGGACGACATATGCCAGAACCGCAACAGCGAACACGGTTAGCAGGACATCTTTTGCAAGCTTTTTCCTGTTAAGGAAAGCAGAAGACTGCACAGGCTTAGAATCGATTACGACACTGCCTATAAGGTCGCGGACGATTATATTATCCATATCCCGGTTGTCATAGGCTGTCCTCATCCTCTCCCTGAGTACAGGATACTTTTCTTCAATCAGGGTAATGGCATCTTTCTTTTCAGCCCTGTAATACCTGACTGCCGTGAGAATAAGCGAGAGGGCAAAGGAAAGAACAATCAGCCCCAGTGTCTCAAAGACAATTTCAGAACCAAGAATACTATATTTGGAACCGGTATAGGGCTCGAAAGCGGGGAACATTAAAAATATATCTCTCATGTTGAAGAGCACAAAAAGGGCATAGAGAACCAGAAACGTTGCAAGCAGGTCTGCAAAAGCATAGAGCCCTCTATATTTTTTCAGAACCGATTCGTGTTTGTTTATGATTTTTTCAAGCTCCAGAGCCATCCCGCTCCCTTCTGCAACCGGAGATCCCGGTGTAATTATTCTTAAGAATGTTATATAAAGATGCACAAAGACAGATAAAGATACTATAGGGAGATATTATAGAAAGATACTATATAAAGGTACTATATAAAGATACACGTTCCAGCTGCAAATTCTTTCTGTACGTCCTCCTGTAAGTCGCTTCGCAAGTTCCTTCCGTATGCTCTTACCGGAAATACACCCATGTAAGAACTACATTCTGAATGTTCTGAACCCGGAATTCTTTTCTGAACCCGAAAGCCTTTTTCCGAACCTGCAGGCTTCTGCTTATACGAAATTCCTGAAGGCAGGATAGGAACCCAGTACTTTTAGAGTATTCGCTTTTGACTTTGTACCAGCTTTTGATTTTATATCTTCTAAGGCACCTTTTATAAGTGCATCGCTTGTACAGCCTTCGAAGTCGATGTAGAAGTAGTAATCTCCAAGTTCCTTTTTGGAAGGCCTCGACTCGATTTTAGTAAGGTTGATTCCCCTTTTTGCAAAAGCTCCCAGAAGTTCGTATAATGCCCCAGGGCGGTCTTTTTCCAGGTATACGATAAGAGATGTCTTACAGGCCGAATGGCTGACCTTTTCCCTTGAGGTTTCGGGATGGAACTCAGGCTCTTCCCTCCGGCAGGGCTCAGGGATAGATTTGCCTTCAACACCCGCGGCGTCCATGGTCTGCTCCGATGAAGTCTTTTGCCCTGCCCGGATAATAATAAAACGGGTGTGGTTTTCCTTTCTGTCCTGGATATTTGAGAGCAGGATTTTGAGCCCGTAACGCTCTGCTGCCTCTGGGGACGCTATTGCTGCCATTTCCTCAAATTCCCCTGCCAGCCTGGCCGCGTGGGAAGTGCTGCCCGTGCTCCTGAGTTCCGCTTCAGGAAAATGCCTTTT containing:
- a CDS encoding lysylphosphatidylglycerol synthase transmembrane domain-containing protein, encoding MTRYKKWLFGSLVISAVSIALVTYLTFDSETVEALKRIRLEYILVAALLHIFSYVIWGLRTRVLCKALGHRIGILKVTEIVISSSFVAGITPSSAGGEFLRVHSLNRNKIPLGRATAIVVGERLLDAIFIFSCLPFALYVLGDIVSNYEFDAAFLVANSLVFVLLFCFVYGVWRPEKVKYLMRKLTDRLAPYIGKKTDAAVLHLMEQIDGEIDHFHDSVRVFFSEGRKGLLWGIVYTFIFWIVDFSLLILILMGLSRTPSIITAFAAQVLLAVIMIIPATPGASGVAELGAASIFSIFVDSSILGITVLAWRALTYHLNLLVGGLMSLKVIKDTEIVQKWIGDTAEPRRSA
- a CDS encoding diacylglycerol/polyprenol kinase family protein, producing the protein MPSRDVIFEVLRKSVHLVSVLIVLIYEFYGKEAILWVLMLFLVTVLILEYFRLEQGMKIPFFYMMYREHEADSCGGHIYFALGAIAAISLFNKEIAYAAILMTTFGDLAAALIGKFYGKKRIFKQIFKNDKSLEGSASEFIIDLLIGLVIVGDPFVALVMAFFATLTETAVNQIDDNLVIPIFSGFFGQITLFLLVYL
- a CDS encoding VWA domain-containing protein; the protein is MNIALESPEMLLLIIPVIIAGFYLLRKTKTKLVEWRMLVAFLLVLALAAPYTTVTQTINEEDPSLVLVQDMTTSMGLFPEDTGTGLYEALTADTPTTLVQLTGEKTSLGDAVVQYSGLGNQIVLVTDGNNNAGKDLTEALRFAKDANTPVYLVQPELETNDLSVEMLGDKTVVVDNQNEFDIVVRQASEQSVSYFLEVYVDGEISQSRQFSQDTRNNTISINQAFTTLGAHNLSVKITPSDEDFNKSNNEFYKSLYVIPKPKITLVTADSSSPLASILRNLYEVSVVNDYSGAGNITESKALVLDNQIIGNFSEAEMKEIKNYVSNGGGLIVVGGDKAYNYGKYLNSSLEDVLPVISKPSEFQGGRNLVLVLDISPSTAAHGTLGDILSNAISILRNDNLKDANVGVIAFGSVGYDVSGGFLYMGLPQNLALLEDKISQLTPSEESETSLDQGLAVTKEMLEGEDGELDAIIISDGGIEDSYDASLEAAKELQDMGVNLYFVHIRSSAPSQADQTRTLYAEKLMQELGLQNNYKHIDMGERANIEFEDTVVTPEDEEDEPEDLGTYLLLEYSPDHFITKSVNLTSTSITGYNQVTPKAGAERLVITVTGQPVLTTWRFGLGRVAAFSTDNGDGATRWASAVYNGSNSRLISGMANWAIANPQAEEGAVVEALDTWLGTPSDLTLIMYDEGIPQLKLDGTQIDLALTGRNTYEASVNPDEIGIHNISGYPLAVNYPLEYRDVGLNNDINPLILATGGEIYTEKEARAFLLKDARQNSEREATEPVSLKVYVLLAALVLYLGEVLVRRIREMRRLKQAQGETGAEEAA
- a CDS encoding vWA domain-containing protein, coding for MPFENPLALAALLSIIPLIIIYMLRPKPAVLSIPSLMFVLKLERERKRVYASLTKIVRDPLFLIQLLMLILLSIGAAGYYYTSNEPLSGEHTVLILDTSASMQVESRFEDAVEIAEGYVSKKNSIILASSTPLLTLEGESASAAGEILGKVKPGASTADLSAAISTGMRLLADEGGRIIVISDFTNWNGDDPVASKNLAESYGLEVNFVKVGKPADNIGIINGWIEATDGEYSYTGVVKNYESESANIEIGTGRGISGNTSKSFTLSVPAGGTNQFTLENLNPGITTISLNVKDDLSVDNKAYISIPDTSGQQILYVTDNGKLPSKTALSLLPNSDLKIRDSLPASLDNYTLVVLAQKETPIANGSVDNIENYVRNGGNAVFIASEALEPNKTEVDLVKLLPVKPLGVEVAEDGLEVEEVLQSSITEDVKTDEISVRKYLNATERTGSTTLVATEDGIPMLSYWQVGKGTIFYMGLNDELGEGAWNNFHNLPEYPVFWIKLVEWLGGIGDISEYNLETGTLTSLAKTEEVQTPSKTLTTSRLLFDEVGIYRVSDKEIAVNLYDDRESNTTIDASELISRAVEKDGSRLVRSDTYIAKNDITNYLIGVMFLLMLLEILIVRGRGEL
- a CDS encoding DUF58 domain-containing protein, whose translation is MTRTNQKIETDFFRQLDRFTFSVRKRVSTVYAGNRPSTRSGHGIDTIGFREYDSSDALKDVDWKAYARTEKLYVRQFEEEKTLTTHILLDASKSMDYPEKGTSKFEYSAMLAAGFAYMVTKYNDRFAISTFTEEIDINRPRRGRKNLMRTIDRLSALELSGGTSISEAVMKYSQVIKSRSLVILISDFMQDPKAIETALYRLSDHDLIVIQVLDPTEKVLPLQGNSKLIDLETGEDIRTYISEKFKERYTQKLDDHTASIKKTCMKVGAEFYTFTTDTPIFNAFYHTIRRRRR
- a CDS encoding AAA family ATPase, yielding MTEDNIDSGQAGTTYQNAGRIFKSFFEEIGNVIVGQNRVVEQIIISILCEGHALVESNPGLGKTLMISTIAKAMNLKFSRIQCTPDLMPSDITGTNVIEEKGDKKEFRFEPGPVFANIVLADEINRASPKTQSALLEAMQEKQVTVGNDTFLLDRPFFILATQNPIEMEGTYPLPEAQLDRFLLKILVDYPSFEEEMEIINRYTKSETPQITRGLEKSTLLDLQKLTRQVPISEELQQRVLSIVSMTRKDKEHIEYGASPRASIGLILAAKARALIQGRNFVSKEDIDYMAYPVLRHRLILTFEAERSGMTPDEAVEEILKKVK
- a CDS encoding DUF7502 family protein; the protein is MALELEKIINKHESVLKKYRGLYAFADLLATFLVLYALFVLFNMRDIFLMFPAFEPYTGSKYSILGSEIVFETLGLIVLSFALSLILTAVRYYRAEKKDAITLIEEKYPVLRERMRTAYDNRDMDNIIVRDLIGSVVIDSKPVQSSAFLNRKKLAKDVLLTVFAVAVLAYVVHTGYQSTISPTDLDEVIDNIPFPGGSDLVSLEENGGTSGEQQSNEDLLGEPAVIIIEGTEVDLQIPPGAGEGFTSQEEGEERSNESFIQSDIYNPEAIASQSYYENLPEGYRSVIQTYFEQLAEE
- the pheA gene encoding prephenate dehydratase, producing MIIGVMGPEGSYSERAAKLWIQKNSLKDAEFRYFGDIEDAFLAAVKGNADVSVIPVENSIEGSVGVTLDLLLENEAVIIGEIVVKIEHCLLSKGGPDKIRVILSHPQGLAQCRHFLKRHFPEAELRSTGSTSHAARLAGEFEEMAAIASPEAAERYGLKILLSNIQDRKENHTRFIIIRAGQKTSSEQTMDAAGVEGKSIPEPCRREEPEFHPETSREKVSHSACKTSLIVYLEKDRPGALYELLGAFAKRGINLTKIESRPSKKELGDYYFYIDFEGCTSDALIKGALEDIKSKAGTKSKANTLKVLGSYPAFRNFV